In Francisella hispaniensis FSC454, a genomic segment contains:
- the dnaQ gene encoding DNA polymerase III subunit epsilon yields the protein MSRQVFIDTETTGFDYKIGNRIIEFGAVEVIDRRVTGNTLHFYCNPNYEVEAGALAIHGLTNEFLADKPLFEDKVDEMIGFLRDAEVIIHNAAFDVPFINWELSLLKNNKYGTLEQNVAKIVDSLELARKKHPLQKNNLDALCKRYQIRNDHRTFHGALLDSELLADVYLAMTGGQTNLSLQTAKTVSKNSIDIDINKLNLRKADDSISDISVHHNYLSNLLKLEEDAKW from the coding sequence ATGTCACGACAAGTTTTTATAGATACCGAGACAACAGGTTTTGATTATAAGATTGGCAATCGAATTATTGAGTTTGGTGCTGTTGAAGTCATTGATAGAAGGGTCACAGGAAATACATTGCACTTTTACTGTAATCCAAATTATGAAGTTGAAGCCGGAGCTTTAGCTATCCATGGTCTTACAAATGAGTTTCTTGCAGATAAACCTCTTTTTGAAGATAAAGTCGATGAAATGATTGGTTTTTTAAGAGATGCTGAAGTAATTATCCACAATGCTGCTTTTGATGTGCCATTTATTAATTGGGAGCTTAGTCTCTTAAAAAATAATAAATACGGAACACTAGAGCAAAATGTAGCTAAAATAGTAGATAGCCTTGAGTTAGCTAGAAAAAAACATCCATTACAGAAAAATAACCTTGATGCTTTATGTAAGAGATATCAAATTAGAAATGATCATCGTACTTTTCACGGTGCATTATTGGATAGTGAGCTGTTAGCGGATGTTTACCTGGCTATGACAGGTGGACAGACTAACCTAAGTCTGCAAACAGCCAAAACAGTAAGCAAAAACAGTATTGACATTGATATTAATAAACTAAACTTACGCAAAGCTGATGATAGTATTAGTGATATTTCAGTACATCATAACTATCTTAGCAACTTGCTAAAACTAGAAGAAGATGCCAAATGGTAA
- a CDS encoding M15 family metallopeptidase, with product MVRKIIFPEAKQHELISAGKDFFARDLFLEKNTYKAWLVLKQAATNDGVSLLIVSGFRSYEYQQKIIDRKLASGQTLEEIMKVNALPGESEHHTGRAIDLTTGDEKEVLTESFEKTYAFEWLTKNAHKYGFKLSFPRNNNHGFIYEPWHWCYHNEKC from the coding sequence ATGGTAAGAAAAATAATTTTTCCAGAAGCAAAACAGCATGAGCTTATTTCAGCAGGTAAAGATTTTTTTGCTCGGGATTTGTTTTTAGAAAAAAATACTTATAAAGCCTGGTTAGTTCTAAAACAAGCAGCAACTAATGATGGTGTTAGTTTACTTATAGTTTCAGGTTTTAGAAGCTATGAATATCAGCAGAAAATTATAGATAGAAAACTTGCCAGTGGTCAGACTTTAGAGGAGATTATGAAAGTAAATGCTTTGCCAGGAGAGAGCGAACATCATACTGGTAGAGCTATTGATTTAACAACCGGAGATGAAAAAGAAGTTTTGACAGAGAGTTTTGAAAAAACTTATGCTTTTGAGTGGTTAACTAAAAACGCACATAAATATGGCTTTAAGCTAAGTTTCCCACGTAATAATAACCATGGGTTCATATATGAACCATGGCATTGGTGTTATCATAATGAAAAATGTTAG
- a CDS encoding saccharopine dehydrogenase family protein, whose amino-acid sequence MKDIIILGAGRVGSLVSCLLVESGDYIVHLLDKHIPDDKPVLERNTNNLKYVELDVTNSTELQGYVKKHNVKTIVSCLPFFLNKGIAKLAGELELNYFDLTEDVEATDYIKSIAENSKNNFFAPQCGLAPGFISIVSNNLMQEFDSIDTVRMRVGALPLNVSNTLQYALTWSTEGLINEYAKPCEGIVDGEKRTLAPLADIEQIKINGLTYEAFNTSGGIGSMIDTYAGKVKNINYKTIRYPGHCEKMKFLMQDMKLGEDLETMVKIMEKALPRINQDVVLIYVSVDGVRKGLKAERHFAQKYPSKLMFGKYFSALQLTTATSLCVSIDLLLNAKKEPRGFINQESICLKDFYNNRFGQYYKKSGLLIQAD is encoded by the coding sequence ATGAAAGATATTATAATTTTGGGTGCCGGCAGAGTCGGTTCACTTGTCAGCTGCTTATTGGTTGAAAGCGGGGATTATATAGTTCATCTACTTGATAAACATATCCCTGATGATAAACCTGTTTTAGAAAGAAATACTAATAATTTAAAATATGTAGAATTAGATGTAACAAACTCTACAGAATTACAAGGCTATGTAAAAAAGCATAATGTCAAAACTATTGTTTCATGCCTACCATTTTTCCTTAATAAAGGTATTGCTAAATTAGCTGGTGAGCTTGAGCTTAATTATTTTGATCTAACGGAAGATGTTGAAGCAACTGATTATATCAAAAGTATAGCAGAGAATTCTAAAAATAATTTTTTTGCACCGCAATGTGGTCTTGCCCCTGGATTTATTAGTATTGTATCTAATAATCTTATGCAAGAATTTGACTCAATTGATACTGTACGTATGAGAGTAGGAGCATTACCATTAAATGTATCAAATACACTTCAATATGCTTTGACTTGGTCGACTGAAGGATTAATAAACGAGTATGCTAAGCCATGTGAAGGTATTGTTGATGGCGAAAAAAGAACTCTAGCACCATTAGCTGATATTGAGCAGATAAAGATTAATGGCCTTACTTATGAAGCTTTTAACACTTCTGGAGGTATTGGCTCAATGATAGATACCTACGCTGGTAAAGTTAAAAATATAAACTATAAAACCATTCGTTATCCAGGTCATTGTGAGAAAATGAAGTTCCTAATGCAGGATATGAAGCTTGGTGAAGATTTAGAGACAATGGTTAAAATTATGGAAAAAGCTTTGCCGCGTATTAATCAAGATGTTGTGCTTATTTATGTATCAGTTGATGGAGTACGTAAAGGTCTAAAAGCAGAACGTCATTTTGCACAGAAGTATCCTTCAAAACTTATGTTTGGTAAGTATTTTTCCGCTTTACAATTAACTACAGCGACTAGTTTATGTGTAAGTATTGATCTTTTACTTAATGCTAAAAAAGAGCCTAGAGGCTTTATAAATCAAGAATCAATATGCCTAAAAGATTTTTATAACAATAGATTTGGTCAATATTACAAAAAATCTGGACTATTAATACAAGCAGATTAA
- a CDS encoding aldehyde dehydrogenase family protein, producing MSILKELNLGLQAYITNDTKNVIETLNPATGELLAKVKNQNVATMREAISKATEVAKQWRQVPAPKRGELVRLIGEELRKNKDHLGSLVSLEMGKSKQEGDGEVQEMIDMADFAVGQSRMLYGMMMNSERHNHRMYEQWHPLGVVGVISAFNFPVAVWSWNAFIAVICGNTVVWKPSEKTPLCSIAVHNICQKVIKQHNYPEIFYTVISKDVEVSKTLVNDERVNLVSFTGSTRVGQDVGQQVAKRFGKSILELGGNNATIIDESANLKLAIPAAVFGAVGTAGQRCTSLRRLFVHESVYDLVKEKMVNAYKQVKVGDPLDQTNLMGPLIDQAAVDNFTRTVEQAINQGGKVLTGGKSIAKPGFFVEPTIIEANHNMPIVVEENFCPILYIMPFKNIDEAIVLNNSVMYGLSSSIFTDNLQNAEKFLSSLGSDCGIANVNIGTSGAEIGGAFGGEKHTGGGREAGSDAWKAYMRRQTSTINYGKDLPLAQGIKFNLGE from the coding sequence ATGAGTATTTTAAAAGAACTGAATTTAGGTTTACAGGCATATATAACTAACGATACTAAGAACGTTATAGAAACTTTAAATCCTGCAACAGGCGAGCTTTTAGCTAAAGTTAAAAATCAAAATGTAGCTACTATGCGCGAAGCTATCTCAAAAGCTACAGAAGTTGCTAAGCAATGGCGTCAAGTACCAGCACCTAAAAGAGGCGAGTTAGTTAGACTTATCGGTGAAGAGTTACGCAAGAATAAAGATCATCTAGGTAGTCTAGTATCTCTTGAGATGGGTAAATCTAAACAAGAGGGTGATGGTGAAGTTCAAGAAATGATAGATATGGCGGATTTTGCTGTAGGTCAGTCACGCATGCTTTATGGAATGATGATGAATTCTGAGCGCCATAATCATAGAATGTATGAACAATGGCATCCATTAGGTGTTGTTGGTGTTATCTCAGCTTTTAACTTTCCTGTAGCAGTGTGGTCATGGAATGCTTTTATAGCCGTAATTTGTGGTAATACAGTAGTCTGGAAACCATCTGAAAAAACACCTTTGTGTTCAATCGCAGTACACAATATTTGTCAAAAAGTAATTAAACAGCATAATTACCCTGAGATTTTTTATACAGTTATTTCTAAAGATGTTGAGGTTTCAAAAACGCTAGTTAATGATGAAAGAGTAAATTTGGTCTCCTTCACTGGTTCAACAAGAGTAGGACAAGATGTTGGTCAACAAGTTGCTAAAAGATTTGGTAAGTCAATTTTAGAATTAGGTGGTAATAATGCTACAATCATTGATGAATCTGCTAATTTGAAGCTTGCAATTCCAGCAGCAGTTTTTGGTGCAGTTGGTACAGCTGGTCAAAGATGTACTTCGCTAAGAAGACTTTTTGTCCATGAATCTGTGTATGATTTAGTCAAAGAAAAAATGGTTAATGCGTATAAGCAAGTCAAAGTTGGTGACCCTCTCGATCAAACTAATTTAATGGGACCTCTTATCGATCAAGCTGCGGTTGATAATTTCACTAGAACTGTAGAGCAAGCTATTAATCAAGGTGGTAAAGTTCTAACAGGTGGTAAAAGTATTGCAAAGCCTGGCTTTTTTGTTGAGCCGACAATTATTGAAGCTAATCATAATATGCCAATCGTTGTAGAAGAGAACTTTTGTCCAATATTATATATAATGCCTTTTAAAAATATTGATGAAGCTATAGTACTTAATAATAGTGTAATGTATGGTTTATCAAGTTCTATATTTACAGATAATCTTCAAAATGCTGAAAAGTTCCTGTCTAGCTTAGGTAGTGATTGTGGTATAGCTAATGTAAATATTGGTACCTCTGGAGCAGAGATTGGAGGGGCATTTGGTGGTGAGAAGCATACTGGAGGAGGGCGAGAAGCTGGTTCAGACGCTTGGAAAGCATATATGCGTCGCCAAACTAGTACTATCAACTATGGTAAAGATTTACCATTAGCACAAGGAATTAAATTTAATCTAGGGGAGTGA
- a CDS encoding DUF1338 domain-containing protein, whose product MSVDILDKLWDQYIRDNPHAKEIYDLFVKNGENPINDHIALRTLDDDRINIYKLAEVFIEKGYSICDDYDFAVKKLKAIHLEHSDETQPKVFISQLLTNEFSDELQQTLKRCVDLIPQQLLDNPENLLLSGVSWQIDYATYQKLLEESEYAAWFYAFGFRANHFTVFINNLKKFAEVSQVNIFLKENGFRLNSSGGEIKGSKDELLEQSSTMSGLAEVNFEDGKREIPSCYYEFAKRYPDNTGKLYQGFVAKSADKIFESTNTK is encoded by the coding sequence ATGAGCGTTGATATTTTAGACAAGTTATGGGATCAATATATTCGTGATAATCCCCATGCAAAAGAAATTTATGATCTATTTGTAAAGAATGGCGAGAATCCTATAAATGATCATATTGCATTACGAACTTTAGATGATGATAGGATAAATATTTATAAGCTTGCAGAGGTTTTTATTGAAAAAGGTTATAGTATTTGTGATGATTATGATTTTGCAGTAAAAAAGCTTAAGGCAATACATCTTGAGCATAGTGATGAGACTCAACCGAAAGTATTTATTAGTCAGCTTTTAACAAACGAATTCTCTGATGAGTTACAGCAGACACTAAAGAGATGTGTTGATCTAATACCACAGCAATTGCTGGATAACCCAGAGAATTTACTATTATCTGGTGTGAGTTGGCAAATCGACTATGCTACATACCAAAAATTACTCGAAGAGTCTGAATATGCTGCATGGTTTTATGCTTTTGGCTTTAGAGCTAATCATTTTACCGTATTTATTAATAATTTGAAAAAATTTGCTGAGGTTTCTCAAGTAAATATTTTTCTTAAAGAAAATGGATTTAGGCTTAATTCATCAGGTGGTGAAATCAAGGGTTCAAAAGACGAATTACTTGAACAATCAAGTACTATGTCAGGTTTAGCAGAGGTTAATTTCGAAGATGGTAAGCGAGAGATTCCATCATGTTATTATGAATTTGCTAAAAGATATCCAGATAACACAGGTAAGTTATACCAAGGTTTTGTTGCTAAATCTGCAGATAAAATATTCGAAAGTACAAATACTAAATAA
- a CDS encoding metal-sensitive transcriptional regulator codes for MSNPCHKKHLGKLNRVVGQVEAIKRMIDDQRYCVDVITQIKAARSALKSIELAILETHMQSCLEKSCQSDSKELLEQKIAEIIKLLKKYQ; via the coding sequence ATGTCAAATCCTTGTCATAAAAAACATTTAGGTAAACTTAATAGAGTAGTTGGTCAAGTTGAAGCAATCAAAAGAATGATTGATGATCAGCGTTATTGTGTTGATGTTATTACTCAAATAAAAGCTGCTCGAAGTGCGTTGAAATCGATCGAGTTAGCTATTTTAGAAACACATATGCAATCTTGTTTAGAAAAATCTTGTCAGTCAGACTCCAAAGAACTATTAGAACAAAAAATAGCAGAAATTATAAAACTTTTAAAAAAATATCAATAA
- a CDS encoding MauE/DoxX family redox-associated membrane protein has translation MNKQQAIIYRMVTDKHICPFGIKAKDLLKRKGYLIEDIHLKDRQQVDEFKNKYDVKTTPQIFIGGNRIGGYDDLVKFFGLVKDKQAKSYKPVIAVFAMTFLLALAFGYLIAGNIFALLTIKVFMGLSIAFLATLKLQNLDSFVNQFITYDLLAMRYLRYAYIYPFAEAFVGISIIAAVFSYLAALIAIIIGLIGAISVFYAVYIQKRELKCACVGGNSNVPLGFLSLTENIMMIAMGIWMIFM, from the coding sequence ATGAATAAACAACAAGCTATAATTTATAGAATGGTGACAGATAAACATATTTGTCCTTTTGGTATCAAAGCCAAAGATTTACTAAAACGTAAAGGCTATCTTATAGAAGATATTCACCTTAAGGATAGGCAACAGGTAGATGAATTTAAAAATAAATACGATGTCAAAACTACGCCACAAATATTTATAGGTGGTAATAGAATCGGTGGTTATGATGATTTAGTTAAATTTTTCGGTTTAGTAAAAGATAAACAAGCAAAATCATATAAGCCTGTAATAGCAGTTTTTGCGATGACTTTTTTATTAGCGCTAGCATTTGGTTATTTGATTGCAGGCAATATATTTGCTTTATTAACCATAAAGGTTTTTATGGGATTAAGTATTGCATTTCTAGCGACGTTGAAGCTTCAAAACTTAGATAGTTTTGTTAATCAGTTTATAACTTATGATCTATTAGCAATGCGCTACTTAAGATATGCATATATTTATCCATTTGCAGAGGCTTTTGTTGGAATATCTATAATTGCGGCAGTTTTTAGTTATTTGGCAGCACTAATAGCTATCATAATTGGTTTAATAGGCGCTATTTCTGTGTTTTATGCTGTGTATATCCAAAAACGAGAGCTTAAATGTGCATGTGTAGGAGGCAATAGTAATGTTCCTTTAGGATTTTTATCATTAACAGAAAATATTATGATGATAGCTATGGGTATTTGGATGATATTTATGTGA
- the oxyR gene encoding oxidative stress transcriptional regulator OxyR, with the protein MNTRTLEYIISVYETKSFITASEKCFVSQPALSMQIKKFEEYIGIQIFERGTKQVLITKSGMKIVNQAYKILDEVNNLKKIAELLLENGKISITIGAFPTLCPYLMPKILPAIKQELPNLSIAVIEEKTDILVKMLDQGKIDFALLATHTENYQFIRKKVFDDKFYVAVAKTNPLAKNKQICVREIVKQNLMLLDEGHCLRDQTLKLCALKEFNNNDFKGSSLETLRQMVSIDEGITLIPKIACTKTENVKYIDIDNRDFYREVDLVMRKSSIYEDLFAKIAKIISNNH; encoded by the coding sequence ATGAATACACGTACTCTTGAATATATCATTTCTGTGTATGAGACAAAAAGCTTTATTACAGCGTCAGAAAAATGTTTTGTCAGCCAACCTGCATTAAGTATGCAAATAAAGAAATTTGAAGAGTATATTGGTATTCAAATTTTTGAACGCGGTACAAAACAAGTCTTGATAACTAAATCCGGTATGAAAATCGTCAACCAAGCATACAAAATTCTTGATGAAGTAAACAATCTTAAAAAAATTGCTGAGCTACTTTTAGAGAATGGTAAAATCAGTATTACTATTGGTGCATTTCCAACTTTATGTCCATACTTAATGCCTAAAATTCTTCCTGCTATAAAGCAAGAACTTCCTAATCTAAGTATTGCTGTAATTGAAGAAAAAACAGACATTCTTGTTAAAATGCTTGATCAAGGTAAAATCGATTTTGCTTTACTAGCCACACATACTGAAAACTACCAATTCATAAGAAAAAAAGTCTTTGATGATAAATTTTATGTAGCTGTAGCTAAGACTAATCCATTAGCAAAAAATAAGCAAATATGTGTAAGAGAGATAGTCAAACAGAACCTTATGCTTCTTGACGAAGGTCATTGCCTTAGAGATCAAACTCTTAAGCTCTGTGCATTAAAGGAATTTAATAATAACGACTTTAAAGGTAGTAGTCTAGAAACCCTAAGACAAATGGTATCTATCGATGAAGGTATAACTCTAATACCTAAAATTGCATGTACTAAGACTGAAAATGTCAAATATATTGATATTGATAATAGGGATTTCTATAGAGAAGTTGATTTAGTTATGCGTAAAAGCTCAATATACGAAGATTTATTTGCTAAGATCGCTAAAATAATTTCAAATAATCATTGA
- a CDS encoding peroxiredoxin, which produces MTKKVPNVTFKTRVRDESIGGSNPFRWQDVTSADIFDNKRVIVFSLPGAFTPTCSTYQLPGFENNAARFKELGIDEIYVLSVNDSFVMNKWIQVQGIQNIKPIPDGNGEFTEALDMLVDKSNIGFGKRSWRYAMIVNNGEIEKMFVEPGKRDNANDDPYGESSPENLLKYLESK; this is translated from the coding sequence ATGACTAAAAAAGTACCTAATGTAACTTTTAAGACTAGAGTAAGAGATGAGAGTATTGGTGGTTCAAACCCATTTAGATGGCAAGATGTAACATCAGCTGATATTTTTGATAATAAAAGAGTAATTGTATTTTCACTACCAGGAGCATTTACACCAACTTGCTCAACTTATCAATTACCAGGTTTTGAAAATAACGCAGCTAGATTCAAAGAGCTAGGTATAGATGAGATTTATGTTTTATCTGTAAATGATAGTTTCGTTATGAATAAGTGGATTCAGGTTCAGGGAATTCAAAATATCAAACCAATCCCAGATGGTAATGGTGAATTTACTGAAGCTTTAGACATGCTTGTTGATAAATCAAATATTGGTTTTGGCAAAAGATCTTGGCGCTATGCAATGATCGTAAATAATGGTGAAATCGAGAAAATGTTTGTCGAGCCTGGTAAGCGTGATAATGCAAATGATGATCCTTACGGTGAGTCTTCTCCAGAAAACTTATTGAAGTATTTAGAGTCTAAGTAA
- a CDS encoding short chain dehydrogenase, which yields MKKVIVVGATGTIGGATTYSLKNAGYEVVTVSFSGEKTDFTVDIQDSKSIKSLFDKIGNFDALISTTGRVAFKNITAIEQQDWQLSLNNKLLGQINLVQIGSKYINEGGSFTLTSGILNVEPIAMGSIAATVNAGLEGFVKAASLEYNKFRINVVSPTVVEEALDKYAPFFIGFKAVKAEEVANAYLKSVAGIANGEIIKVGF from the coding sequence ATGAAAAAAGTTATTGTTGTTGGTGCGACTGGAACTATTGGTGGAGCAACTACATATTCTTTAAAAAATGCTGGTTATGAAGTAGTAACTGTGAGTTTTTCTGGTGAGAAAACTGATTTTACTGTAGATATCCAAGACTCTAAGTCTATAAAGAGTTTATTTGATAAAATTGGCAATTTTGATGCTTTGATATCAACTACAGGAAGAGTTGCTTTTAAAAATATCACTGCAATAGAACAACAAGATTGGCAATTAAGCTTAAATAATAAACTTCTAGGTCAAATTAACTTGGTGCAAATTGGCTCAAAATATATTAATGAAGGTGGTTCGTTTACACTTACTTCAGGGATATTAAATGTTGAACCAATAGCTATGGGTAGTATAGCTGCTACTGTTAATGCTGGTTTAGAGGGCTTTGTAAAAGCAGCATCTCTAGAGTATAACAAGTTTCGCATTAATGTTGTAAGTCCAACTGTTGTTGAAGAAGCTCTTGATAAATATGCGCCATTTTTTATTGGATTTAAGGCTGTTAAGGCTGAAGAAGTAGCGAATGCTTATCTTAAGTCTGTAGCAGGTATAGCTAATGGTGAAATTATAAAAGTAGGCTTTTAA
- the cmk gene encoding (d)CMP kinase: MNNSKIITIDGPSGVGKGTLAKALAKYYNFKLLDSGAIYRLAALHCFKNNANLENEDDVCKALINLDISFKIEDDLVKAFLSNQDVTKEIRTEQTGMLASKIAAYPTVRAILLNKQREFATEQGLVADGRDMGTVVFPQAQYKFFLDASTEITAKRRYEELKNKGQNPDFEKILADIKQRDFQDRNRKVAPLRPANDATIVNTSELSIKQVFDTVIKQITI, encoded by the coding sequence ATGAACAATTCTAAGATTATTACAATTGATGGTCCAAGTGGTGTAGGTAAAGGTACTTTAGCCAAGGCTCTAGCAAAATACTACAACTTTAAACTATTAGATAGCGGTGCTATTTATAGACTAGCTGCGTTACACTGTTTCAAAAATAATGCCAATCTTGAAAACGAAGATGATGTCTGCAAAGCTTTAATAAATTTAGACATCAGTTTCAAAATTGAAGATGATTTAGTTAAAGCATTCTTATCTAATCAAGATGTAACTAAAGAGATACGTACTGAACAAACAGGGATGCTTGCTTCAAAAATTGCTGCTTACCCTACTGTCAGAGCTATACTTTTAAACAAGCAAAGAGAGTTTGCTACTGAACAAGGTTTGGTAGCTGATGGTAGAGATATGGGAACAGTGGTTTTTCCACAAGCACAATACAAATTCTTTCTCGATGCTAGTACTGAGATTACAGCCAAACGTAGGTATGAGGAACTAAAAAATAAAGGGCAAAATCCTGACTTTGAAAAAATTTTAGCAGATATTAAACAAAGAGATTTTCAAGATCGTAACCGTAAAGTAGCACCACTAAGACCTGCAAATGACGCTACAATCGTAAATACTTCAGAACTTTCTATAAAACAAGTCTTTGATACGGTCATTAAACAAATAACAATCTAA
- the serC gene encoding 3-phosphoserine/phosphohydroxythreonine transaminase, producing MKINFCAGPAVVPTSIIQQLQQMMTNYKDTGVSLLSISHRDKVFDEVHASIQKNLRTLLSIPNNYSVLLMQAGATAQFAAIPLNLADKYNNALYVCSGQWSEKAAQEAAKFINVDAIKYDDNIAQKFQANKYDYIYYTDNETVDGFQINKLAKSCNTELVCDVSSSFLSKPINISDYGLIYAGAQKNAGIPGLTIVIVKDSLIKEKHNIPVVFDYLAMKKSNSVYNTPSVISWVTFELTLEYLIEKFTNLNNVEEFSNQKANLLYSAIDNSKIYKNDIKPEYRSNMNIIFHLPTQELTDKFLSNASKAGFYGLKGHRSVGGCRASLYNAVSLEDVKKLVQFMQDFENEQF from the coding sequence ATGAAAATCAATTTTTGTGCAGGTCCTGCAGTTGTACCTACATCGATAATACAACAGCTACAACAAATGATGACAAATTATAAAGATACTGGAGTGTCATTATTATCAATTTCTCACCGCGATAAGGTTTTTGATGAAGTTCATGCTTCGATTCAAAAAAATTTAAGAACTTTACTCAGTATTCCCAATAATTATAGTGTACTGTTAATGCAAGCTGGCGCTACTGCGCAATTTGCTGCGATTCCGCTAAACTTGGCTGATAAATACAATAATGCATTATATGTATGTAGTGGTCAATGGTCAGAAAAAGCTGCTCAAGAAGCAGCTAAATTTATTAATGTTGATGCCATTAAATATGATGATAATATCGCACAAAAGTTTCAAGCGAATAAATATGACTATATATATTACACAGATAATGAAACAGTCGATGGATTCCAGATTAATAAATTAGCTAAATCATGTAATACAGAACTAGTTTGTGATGTATCATCGAGTTTTTTATCAAAACCTATTAATATTTCAGATTATGGGCTTATTTATGCTGGAGCACAGAAAAATGCTGGAATTCCAGGTTTGACTATAGTGATAGTAAAAGATTCATTAATCAAAGAGAAACATAATATTCCAGTAGTCTTTGACTACCTTGCAATGAAAAAATCAAATTCAGTTTATAATACCCCATCTGTAATTTCATGGGTAACATTTGAGTTAACTCTAGAGTATTTGATTGAAAAATTTACTAATCTAAATAATGTTGAAGAGTTTAGCAATCAGAAAGCCAATTTACTTTATTCAGCTATTGATAATTCAAAAATATATAAAAATGATATCAAGCCTGAATATCGTTCAAATATGAATATAATCTTTCATTTACCTACACAAGAACTAACAGATAAATTTCTAAGCAATGCTAGTAAAGCTGGTTTCTATGGTCTTAAAGGACATCGCAGTGTAGGTGGCTGTAGAGCAAGTCTATATAATGCAGTAAGCCTAGAGGATGTCAAAAAACTTGTACAGTTTATGCAGGACTTTGAGAATGAACAATTCTAA
- a CDS encoding histidine phosphatase family protein, whose amino-acid sequence MKKILTICVLYFTSIIISSAKDSYHINKTQLTNANIIFAADIIRHGARTSTQYDPKLEYPPLWNVDNIPAGQLTQYGFEMERYNGEYFVKEHYKLLGNEYHPKDICIVADGTNRDIVSAQAVLLGMFPHIKNSDVIDIIPKAKDPMLSIHKNIKNIDSAPGWLDEWRKIGYLSEVLAKNNYISKDDYCDTTISTPQQAYKCIQPIAKFAGQLIPLKDYCLKSGCSVLKTYKGLTSSDIDVLIDIFNFNSYHSAIPAQSDGFAGFIKDYLQNSINSNGAVVISQIIFDIKRIILNPNDKKYPKYILFVGHDTGIRFNIAYLLSKADTTKKILTTNPGYGADLSFKVYKTDNDYYIRVSYRNSYNSDNNIIIFEDSFSKFEKIYFDNSQLLKQKYKNCSSFQLY is encoded by the coding sequence ATGAAAAAAATACTCACTATCTGCGTGCTATACTTTACAAGTATAATCATAAGCTCCGCGAAAGATTCATATCATATTAACAAAACGCAATTAACTAATGCAAATATTATATTTGCCGCAGATATTATAAGACATGGAGCTCGTACATCAACACAATATGACCCCAAGCTAGAATACCCTCCCTTATGGAATGTAGATAACATACCAGCTGGACAATTAACTCAATATGGCTTTGAGATGGAAAGATATAATGGCGAGTATTTTGTTAAAGAACATTATAAGCTCCTAGGTAATGAGTATCATCCAAAAGATATTTGTATTGTTGCTGATGGTACTAATAGGGATATCGTTAGCGCTCAAGCAGTTTTATTAGGGATGTTCCCTCATATAAAAAACTCAGATGTTATTGATATTATACCTAAAGCTAAAGATCCAATGTTGAGCATACACAAAAATATCAAAAATATTGATTCTGCACCTGGCTGGCTTGATGAATGGCGTAAAATAGGATACTTATCTGAAGTCTTAGCTAAAAATAATTATATATCTAAAGATGACTACTGTGACACTACAATTTCTACGCCACAACAGGCTTATAAATGCATACAGCCTATTGCTAAGTTTGCAGGGCAACTTATTCCACTAAAAGATTATTGCTTAAAATCAGGCTGCTCGGTACTTAAGACATATAAGGGCCTTACAAGTTCTGATATCGATGTTTTGATAGATATATTTAATTTTAATAGCTATCACTCTGCTATTCCAGCACAATCAGATGGCTTTGCTGGTTTTATAAAAGATTATTTACAAAACTCAATCAACTCTAATGGTGCTGTTGTAATTAGCCAAATAATTTTTGATATAAAGCGAATTATTTTAAATCCAAATGATAAAAAATATCCTAAATATATTCTATTTGTTGGACACGATACTGGTATTAGGTTTAATATTGCTTACTTACTTAGCAAAGCTGATACAACAAAAAAAATACTAACCACAAACCCCGGTTATGGTGCTGACTTGTCCTTTAAAGTCTATAAAACTGATAATGACTACTACATTAGAGTTTCTTATAGAAATTCATATAATTCAGATAATAATATTATTATTTTTGAAGATTCATTTAGTAAATTTGAAAAAATATACTTTGATAATTCTCAACTTCTTAAACAAAAATATAAAAACTGCTCTTCTTTTCAACTTTACTAA